The candidate division WOR-3 bacterium DNA window GCAAAACTGCCCTGGCCGAGAAGCTAGCAGAACGACTTTCGGCCAAGCTGGTACTGGAGGAAGTTGACGAAAATCCTTTTCTTGACCGATTCTATGATGACATGGGCGCCTACGCGTTCCAGACCCAGATGTTCTTCCTTCTATCACGGCACCGGCAGCAGCAGAGTCTGAGAGAACCAGACCTTTTTGCCGGGACACTCGTCAGCGACTACGTATTTGAGAAAGACTTTGTATTCGCCACCGTGACCTTGTCCGAGCATGAGCTAGCGCTCTATGAGCGTATCTATAAACTCCTTGCCCAAGAAGCGGTGCGACCCGATGTACTTGTCTATCTTCAGGCACGGACCGAAGTCCTGCTGAGCCGAATAAGGCAGCGCAACCGGCCTTACGAAGCCGGCATTGACCCTGAATATGTCGAGGCAGTGGCCGACGCATATAACCACCATTTCCTGCACTATGACGCTGCACCGCTCCTCATTGTCAATACCGAACAGCTTGACTTCGTACGGAGCC harbors:
- a CDS encoding deoxynucleoside kinase, translated to MRYIAVEGPIGVGKTALAEKLAERLSAKLVLEEVDENPFLDRFYDDMGAYAFQTQMFFLLSRHRQQQSLREPDLFAGTLVSDYVFEKDFVFATVTLSEHELALYERIYKLLAQEAVRPDVLVYLQARTEVLLSRIRQRNRPYEAGIDPEYVEAVADAYNHHFLHYDAAPLLIVNTEQLDFVRSREDFDDLFRAIETTTSGRKFYSPRGKNR